ATTTAAAAAGCAGCCTTAATTTAGCTGTATATAATAAGACTAATGGAATATTAGATTTTAACTCTATTATTACATTAGGACTGCTTGCATCTGGTATAAATTCATGTGTAAAAAATCAGGGAGTACGTCCTAGCGGGATAAGTTATTTATGGTGGGCTTACTCTACCATTAAATAAAGGAGGAGTTTTATGGAAAATTTAAAAAAACATATTTTTAAATATTTTGCCAAAGTAAAGCTTGTTCACAGCATGCCGGGCAGATTGAGATTGAAATTGGTGAATGTTTCAAATATACCTGAAGAATATAGTTATTATATAAAATATTTAAAAGATGCTCTATGCATTCTTCCAGGTATAGATAAGGTTAAATTTAACCATGTAATAGGAACTATACTTATAGAGTATAGTGTGGACAAGGCTCATGAGGAAAAAATATTAAAATGGATAGATACCATAATAAAAGTAGGATCAGATAATTTTCAACTTATTAAAGATTATGGTGAAAATGATTTAGAGTATGTGGTAGATACATTAGAACAACAGCTTAAAGATGTTGTTCATAAAATTTGATGTTGCTTTTGGTTGGGAGGAGTTTAAATGGCATTAAATAAAAATATACCTCTATTTAAATGCAGTGTAATACATACTATGCCTGGTAGGGTACGAGTTGGGTGTAGAGCTTTTCAATATTTAAGTAAGCTCAATAGTAAGATAGAAAAAAATCTTACAAGTATGAGAGCTATAAAAAGTGCAAAGATTAATAATATAACTAAAAATATACTTATATTCTATGACAAAAGGTTAACGTCACAGGATGAGATATTGATTTTATTGAAGGAGGTTGTTTCTAAATATTCAATTACCGTATATAAAAATGAAAGGGAGGATATAGGTAGAAGAACATCACAAGTAAAAGAAGTGAGAGAAGAATCTACTGAAGACATTCTAAAGAGAGTAGCTGTAAATGCTGGAACTTTGAGTTATTCTTTAATTACAAAACAAAATTGGAGTCTTATATCAGGTACATCTATATTTAGTAAATTTACTACTATCCCTGCACTTATAAGTATAGGATTAATAGCTCCCCTTTTCAAGACTGGAATAGGGTCTTTTAGATATTCTTTAAAGCCTAATGCAGATACTTTAACTATAATTTCAATTATTTCAAGTTTGCTTTTGGGAAAAGATGTTTCAGCTCTTACAATAATAATGCTGTCAGATGTAGCGGAGCTTTTGACTGCATACACAATGGAAAAGACCAGAGATTCTATAAAGAATATGATTGATTTAAATGAAGAATATGTGTGGAAACAATTAGAGGATAAAACAGTTAAGAGGGTTTTAGTAAAGAGTATAAAAGAAAAGGATATTGTGGCAATACATACAGGGGAAAAGGTATGTGTAGATGGCAAAGTTCTGTCAGGAGTGGCAGTTGTGGATGAGGCATCTATAACTGGGGAATTTGAACCAAGTGTAAAAAGGACAGGCAGTTATGTATTTGCAGGAAGTATAGTGAAAAATGGTAATGTGACTGTTACCACTGAAAAAGCCGGGGATAATACAGTGGTTTCTAGAATAATACATCTTGTAGAGGAAGCTGCATCTAAAAAAGCTCCTATACAGGATTATGCAGATAAATTTGCAAGTTACTTGGTGCCGTTTAATTTTGCTTTTGCAATTCTTACATATTTTGCAACAAAAAGTGCATTTAAAGCACTGAATATGCTTATTATAGATTATTCCTGTGGAATTAAATTGTCTACGGCTACAGCTTTTTCAGCAGCTATTAATACAGCAGTGAAAAACGGAGTACTTATAAAAGGTGGAAATTATATTGAATCTCTTGCAAAGGCAGATACGTTAATATTTGATAAAACTGGAACGTTAACGGAAGGAAGACCTCAGATAGTTAGTATAATCTCATCAGATAAAACTATAAAAGAAGAGGATATAATAAAAATAGCTGTGACAGCAGAGGAAACCTCCAGTCATCCTATGGCGAAGGCTGTAATCAGGAAGTCAGGACAACTGGATATTGGAATTTCAAAGCATGGAGATATTGTCACCTATGTTGGAAGGGGAAATGAAACCACTTTAGAAGGGAAAATAGTAAAGGTGGGAAATAAAGCTTTCATGGAAGAGAGTAATATAGATACATCCCAGTTAGAAAGTGAAGAGGAAATGCTTATATCAAGGGGAGAAAGCATAATATATGTATCTTTTGACGGCAAGTTAATTGGCCTTATTGGAATACAGGATAAAATGAGAGATAATATGAGAAAAACAATAAATAATTTAAGGCATAAGGGTATAGATGAGATAATACTTCTTACAGGAGATCTAAAGGAACAGGCTGAGATAGTAGTAGATAAAATGGGGATAGACAGTTATGAAGCTGAGCTTTTGCCGGAAAATAAGGTACAAGCTGTATTGAAAGTTCAATCTCAGGGTTCCAAAACTGTAATGGTAGGAGATGGCATAAATGATGCACCTGCTCTTGCCTATGCCAATGTAGGAGTGGCTCTTGGAGGAAGCAGTACAGATGCGGCTTTAGAAGCATCTGATATCAGCATTCAAGGAAATGATCCCATGATGCTGACTTCTGTAATAGACCTATCAAATAAAACTATGAATATAGTAAGGCAAAATTTTGGACTTGTAATAGGTATAAATAGTTTGGGGCTTGTATTAAGTGCAGCAGGGGTGCTGCCTGTATTTTGGGGAGCTGTGCTTCATAATTCAAGTACCATACTTGTAGTGTCTAATTCATTAAGATTGCTTTTTCATAATATGGAGAGGGGGATATAAATGGAACAACCTAAAATAATAATTTTATTCAGAACGAATAATAGATTAAGACTCAAATTATCTCATCCGTTGAGAAATATAAGACAAGCTATCTGCGCAATGGAAGAAAGAGAAGGGGTAAAAAAAGTAGAATATAATCCTGTCACCAAGTCTGTACTTGTACATTTTAACTTATTTAAAATAGAATTGGAAGAAGTAATTTTAAGAATGCTAGTTATTTATTCTAAACAATATGATATGGTTCCAATTAAATTAGTAAGTAATACACCTACAAGGAATATACCTTCTCTTGCTATGTATTCTGTGGGATTTATTATAGCAGCATCAGCTATGAAATTTTTGGGGTTAAATTCAAATAAGAATGTAAGTGATTTATTAAATTGGGCTGCACTTGGGACTACTGCAGGAGCTATAGTGGAACATGGCTACAATGAAATAAATGAAAAGGGTGCTTTTGACCCTGAGGTAGTTTCTATTATGTATCTTTTGAA
This genomic interval from Clostridium kluyveri contains the following:
- a CDS encoding HMA2 domain-containing protein; the encoded protein is MENLKKHIFKYFAKVKLVHSMPGRLRLKLVNVSNIPEEYSYYIKYLKDALCILPGIDKVKFNHVIGTILIEYSVDKAHEEKILKWIDTIIKVGSDNFQLIKDYGENDLEYVVDTLEQQLKDVVHKI
- a CDS encoding heavy metal translocating P-type ATPase → MALNKNIPLFKCSVIHTMPGRVRVGCRAFQYLSKLNSKIEKNLTSMRAIKSAKINNITKNILIFYDKRLTSQDEILILLKEVVSKYSITVYKNEREDIGRRTSQVKEVREESTEDILKRVAVNAGTLSYSLITKQNWSLISGTSIFSKFTTIPALISIGLIAPLFKTGIGSFRYSLKPNADTLTIISIISSLLLGKDVSALTIIMLSDVAELLTAYTMEKTRDSIKNMIDLNEEYVWKQLEDKTVKRVLVKSIKEKDIVAIHTGEKVCVDGKVLSGVAVVDEASITGEFEPSVKRTGSYVFAGSIVKNGNVTVTTEKAGDNTVVSRIIHLVEEAASKKAPIQDYADKFASYLVPFNFAFAILTYFATKSAFKALNMLIIDYSCGIKLSTATAFSAAINTAVKNGVLIKGGNYIESLAKADTLIFDKTGTLTEGRPQIVSIISSDKTIKEEDIIKIAVTAEETSSHPMAKAVIRKSGQLDIGISKHGDIVTYVGRGNETTLEGKIVKVGNKAFMEESNIDTSQLESEEEMLISRGESIIYVSFDGKLIGLIGIQDKMRDNMRKTINNLRHKGIDEIILLTGDLKEQAEIVVDKMGIDSYEAELLPENKVQAVLKVQSQGSKTVMVGDGINDAPALAYANVGVALGGSSTDAALEASDISIQGNDPMMLTSVIDLSNKTMNIVRQNFGLVIGINSLGLVLSAAGVLPVFWGAVLHNSSTILVVSNSLRLLFHNMERGI